The following coding sequences lie in one Helicoverpa armigera isolate CAAS_96S chromosome 8, ASM3070526v1, whole genome shotgun sequence genomic window:
- the LOC110374749 gene encoding gustatory receptor 68a: MFSKVKKYFYKKPTEIPNIDQIFKPLYIVLSLFGLFPYSIRFNNKRGVTIIKNSIYINSLCAVSHILLLLSFLVLHVQYVYDCIGDTVMTRELLTQMNYIVELVIFIIFCLSAYICAFKNRLMFVKIINKIANNTDPTNVEKALKQFRNQMNFTISFLIAVFLLQILVNFTRDDSFWKMILVFITFTLPQMIQFTILAFYHMLILMLLVLLKNIRVHITNLAKDKIIIMDYFLKTESKVITLQNLESLYQKAFEIKKDINVAFQAPLLITTLQCFHTIVSESHIIYHGVVVERDFTLHPIINCSIWIIYQILKVQVMGRTGSLLKQEVLKIGQALHNIPTEKHDIRLLLEVQHFSSLILHQNDEITAFGLVTLDAALLSKIIASSAMYLTILVQFDRK, translated from the exons ATGTTTTctaaagtaaagaaatatttttataaaaaaccgACTGAGATACCGAATATTGACCAAATATTTAAACCCCTCTACATCGTGCTATCATTATTCGGCCTATTTCCATACAGTATTAGATTTAATAACAAACGAGGTGTAACAATCATCAAGAATTCGATTTACATAAATTCCCTGTGTGCTGTATCCCACATATTGCTTCTGCTGTCGTTCTTAGTGCTGCACGTGCAATATGTGTACGACTGCATCGGCGATACAGTCATGACCAGAGAACTGCTAACACAAATGAACTATATTGTAgaacttgttatttttattatcttttgtcTATCTGCTTACATCTGTGCATTCAAGAACCGCCTTATGTTcgtgaaaataattaacaaaatagcAAATAACACAGATCCAACAAATGTGGAGAAAGCACTGAAGCAGTTTCGTAATCAAATGAATTTTACAATATCTTTTCTTATTGCAGTATTTTTACTACAGATACTTGTGAACTTTACCCGAGACGACTCATTCTGGAAGATGATTTTGGTATTCATCACATTCACATTGCCGCAAATGATACAATTTACCATTCTGGCATTTTATCATATGCTCATATTGATGCTACTGGTGCTACTAAAGAACATACGTGTACACATTACCAACTTagcaaaagataaaataattataatggattattttttaaagacgGAATCTAAAGTGATTACATTGCAAAACTTGGAATCTTTGTACCAAAAAGCTTTCGAAATAAAAAAGGATATAAACGTGGCGTTTCAGGCGCCTTTGTTGATCACAACATTACAATGTTTCCACACTATAGTGAGTGAGTCTCATATAATTTACCATGGTGTCGTCGTCGAGCGAGACTTCACTTTACACCCTATTATAAACTGCTCCATTTGGATAATTTATCAGATACTTAAAGTTCAGGTTATGGGAAGAACTGGGAGTTTATTAAAGCAAGAG GTGCTGAAAATAGGACAAGCATTGCATAATATTCCTACGGAAAAACACGACATACGTTTGCTGTTAGAG GTACAACACTTTTCATCGCTAATTTTGCATCAAAATGACGAAATCACAGCATTTGGATTAGTAACACTGGATGCGGCTTTATTATCTAAG aTAATTGCGTCGTCAGCTATGTATTTGACTATATTGGTGCAGTTTGATAGAAAGTGA